A stretch of the Sphingomonas sp. CL5.1 genome encodes the following:
- a CDS encoding TonB-dependent receptor encodes MSIPTRTALWLGVAPVIFVATQASAQVVESPARPAANGNAPAQPVVSDDIVVTATKSGEQQLQKVPLAISAFSGAALETRGAVSLADVAKLTPGFNYTFNTVWAISSIRGIGTNNVFAGGDPSTTLQVDGVYYGRPTGANLDFVDVDRVEVLRGPQGTLYGRNAIGGTTNVITRDPTNELGGMVRGTLGNYALRRLEGEISVPIVSDLVSASIAGRISRRDGYIEELNPALPDQWNERREAVRGKIKITPSANLKLILAADYNHANEYYAPFNIRRSPVTPDGQDPGFFQTAQDAPDRDRMQQWGVSLRAEWDLGGATLTSITAYRHSFTTLESDLDFTELPLFHTRQFPEYQSQWSQEFNIAGKAGPVSYVAGLFGYRERVFSFYNASLFESLLITQGMTAITKSVAAFGQADYELVPGLKFTLGLRYTIDRKSAVNVDGTQSFDPPGAEGGLTSDLTQQAAGVSEIFRGRNIRRALTPKFGIQYQATPDILAYASITRGFKSGGYNLLISPSSIDAAEYGPETVWAYEAGLKTRIAPLNGTLNLAGFYYDYKGLQINQFIFLPDSVAQLVSNAKAANIKGVEAELALHPSQVVDVGGALAYLDARYKGNFPAIDNFTNTVIDPDGKRLNDAPKWAGNAYLQLNVPVVLSTAHLRVEGIYKSKVYYTPLNDIRLGANGRLLLNGSLVLDLANAPIQIGVRANNITNKKYIVATYYGFTAGAQPGEPRTVLGFISYKF; translated from the coding sequence ATGTCGATTCCGACCAGGACTGCGCTTTGGCTTGGCGTCGCGCCGGTTATTTTTGTTGCCACCCAGGCTTCTGCACAGGTTGTGGAATCACCCGCCCGGCCAGCGGCAAACGGCAATGCTCCGGCACAGCCGGTTGTCAGCGACGATATCGTCGTCACCGCGACCAAATCCGGCGAACAGCAGCTTCAAAAAGTTCCGCTTGCCATATCCGCTTTCTCCGGCGCTGCCCTCGAAACGCGCGGCGCCGTATCGCTCGCTGACGTGGCGAAGCTCACTCCGGGCTTCAACTATACATTCAATACCGTTTGGGCGATCTCGTCCATTCGCGGCATCGGCACCAACAATGTCTTCGCTGGCGGCGATCCGAGCACCACCCTTCAGGTGGACGGAGTTTATTACGGGCGACCGACGGGCGCCAACCTCGATTTCGTCGACGTCGATCGCGTCGAAGTCCTGCGTGGACCGCAGGGCACGTTGTACGGGCGTAATGCCATCGGCGGCACGACCAACGTCATCACGCGCGACCCGACAAACGAGCTTGGCGGCATGGTTCGTGGGACACTTGGCAATTACGCGCTGCGTCGACTGGAGGGGGAAATTTCGGTGCCGATCGTTTCGGATCTGGTGTCCGCCTCGATCGCCGGTCGCATATCGCGGCGCGACGGCTATATCGAGGAACTCAATCCGGCGCTTCCCGATCAATGGAACGAAAGGCGCGAGGCGGTTCGCGGCAAGATAAAGATTACGCCCTCGGCCAACTTGAAGCTGATCCTGGCTGCCGATTATAACCATGCCAACGAATATTACGCGCCGTTCAACATCCGCCGTTCGCCGGTGACGCCGGACGGTCAGGATCCCGGATTTTTTCAGACGGCGCAAGATGCGCCGGACCGTGATCGGATGCAGCAATGGGGCGTCAGCCTCCGGGCGGAATGGGATCTCGGCGGAGCGACCCTGACATCAATCACGGCCTATCGCCACTCCTTCACGACGCTGGAAAGCGATCTCGATTTCACCGAACTGCCGCTCTTCCACACCCGTCAGTTTCCGGAGTACCAGAGCCAGTGGAGCCAGGAATTCAATATCGCGGGCAAGGCGGGTCCTGTCTCCTATGTCGCTGGTCTCTTCGGCTATCGCGAGCGAGTCTTCAGCTTCTACAATGCCAGCCTTTTCGAATCGCTGCTCATCACCCAGGGCATGACGGCGATAACCAAGTCCGTCGCCGCTTTCGGCCAGGCGGATTATGAACTGGTGCCCGGTTTGAAGTTCACGCTTGGGCTGCGTTACACAATCGACCGCAAAAGCGCCGTCAACGTCGACGGAACGCAGTCCTTCGATCCACCCGGTGCGGAAGGCGGGCTGACGAGCGACCTCACCCAGCAAGCGGCTGGCGTCAGCGAGATTTTCCGGGGGCGTAACATTCGGCGGGCGTTGACGCCGAAATTCGGTATTCAGTATCAGGCCACACCCGATATTCTGGCTTATGCGTCGATAACGCGTGGCTTCAAGAGCGGTGGCTACAACCTCCTGATCAGCCCGAGCTCGATTGATGCGGCGGAGTACGGGCCTGAGACGGTATGGGCCTATGAAGCAGGTCTGAAGACGCGCATTGCGCCGTTAAACGGCACGCTGAACCTTGCCGGCTTTTATTACGATTACAAAGGCCTTCAGATCAATCAATTCATTTTCTTGCCGGACAGCGTCGCCCAATTGGTCAGCAATGCAAAGGCGGCGAACATCAAGGGGGTCGAGGCGGAACTGGCGTTGCACCCGTCGCAGGTCGTCGACGTGGGGGGCGCGCTTGCCTATCTCGATGCGCGGTACAAGGGTAATTTCCCGGCGATCGACAATTTTACGAATACGGTCATCGATCCTGATGGCAAGCGCCTCAATGATGCGCCGAAATGGGCGGGCAATGCCTATCTACAGCTCAACGTTCCCGTCGTGTTGTCGACCGCGCATTTGCGAGTCGAGGGGATCTACAAATCCAAAGTCTATTATACACCGTTGAACGACATCCGCCTCGGCGCGAACGGCCGTTTACTCTTGAATGGCAGTCTTGTCCTGGATCTCGCCAACGCACCGATCCAGATCGGTGTCCGTGCGAACAACATCACCAACAAGAAATATATCGTTGCGACCTACTACGGTTTCACGGCCGGGGCGCAGCCTGGCGAACCGCGGACGGTGCTGGGTTTTATCAGCTATAAATTCTGA
- a CDS encoding nuclear transport factor 2 family protein — protein sequence MNYRDSAHIVVTDLFKALDDLTRGDTEAWGRLFMVDGVLEFPFAPDGYPRRVEGQKAIAQYLAGFPERLVFTAIHKDGVYSSENGLIVEFHVDGHEIGTDAPYPQRYIAVIFHEDGKIRHYRDYWNPLIAFGAMGGAAGFHEFGMKQTSDPAVGR from the coding sequence ATGAATTACCGAGATTCCGCTCATATTGTTGTTACTGACCTGTTCAAGGCGCTCGATGATCTAACCCGAGGCGATACGGAAGCCTGGGGACGTCTGTTCATGGTCGATGGTGTTCTGGAATTTCCTTTCGCGCCAGATGGCTATCCCAGGAGGGTCGAGGGCCAAAAAGCCATTGCGCAATATCTCGCCGGGTTCCCGGAGAGGCTGGTCTTCACCGCCATTCACAAAGACGGAGTATATTCCAGCGAGAACGGCCTGATCGTCGAATTCCATGTCGACGGCCACGAGATCGGAACGGACGCTCCCTATCCGCAACGGTACATTGCGGTCATCTTCCACGAAGACGGAAAGATCCGTCATTATCGCGACTATTGGAATCCGCTGATTGCATTTGGCGCGATGGGAGGGGCTGCCGGTTTTCATGAATTCGGCATGAAGCAAACCTCCGATCCCGCGGTCGGGCGGTGA
- a CDS encoding ergot alkaloid biosynthesis protein: MTSKQTILVTGGTGKSGRRVASALAGQGHLPRVASRGGEGGLKFDWLDPATFDLASRDITSAYLLAPSGVFDLLPAMRPFIDHLLNKGVGRLVLLSGSTVDRDGPLMGPVHAYIADHAPSWTVLRASWWFENFSEQQHRATIVQEDAIYSATGDGRVAFISAEDIAAVAAAVLTDVDYPSGDLILTGPESLSHDEVAGMISESVGRTITHHKLSVAKLSDRIQKMMGLPADYATLLAELDGELAGKAEPTTDVVATLTGRKPRRFADFVRDAGVVWRKG; encoded by the coding sequence ATGACAAGCAAGCAAACCATTCTGGTGACCGGTGGCACCGGCAAGAGCGGTCGGCGCGTCGCGAGTGCGTTGGCGGGGCAAGGTCACCTGCCGCGTGTCGCGTCGCGTGGCGGAGAGGGCGGCCTGAAATTCGACTGGCTGGATCCCGCCACCTTCGATCTCGCATCCAGGGACATCACCTCAGCCTATTTGCTCGCGCCAAGCGGTGTGTTTGACCTTCTGCCGGCTATGCGGCCGTTCATCGATCACCTCTTGAACAAGGGTGTCGGGCGCCTGGTGCTTCTCAGTGGGTCGACCGTCGATCGCGACGGGCCGCTTATGGGACCTGTCCATGCGTATATCGCGGACCACGCGCCGTCCTGGACGGTATTGCGCGCAAGCTGGTGGTTCGAGAACTTCTCCGAGCAACAGCATCGAGCGACGATCGTGCAAGAAGATGCCATCTATTCCGCTACTGGCGACGGCCGGGTCGCCTTCATCAGCGCGGAGGATATTGCGGCGGTAGCTGCGGCTGTGCTGACTGATGTCGATTATCCGAGCGGCGACCTTATCCTGACCGGGCCTGAATCACTTTCTCACGATGAAGTCGCCGGCATGATATCTGAATCGGTTGGCCGCACTATCACTCACCACAAGCTGTCCGTTGCTAAACTGTCGGATCGCATTCAGAAGATGATGGGACTGCCGGCCGACTATGCGACATTGCTGGCGGAATTGGATGGCGAGCTTGCTGGGAAAGCCGAGCCGACCACCGATGTCGTGGCGACTTTGACCGGACGCAAGCCGCGCCGTTTTGCGGATTTTGTACGAGATGCAGGTGTTGTTTGGAGAAAAGGATGA
- a CDS encoding TetR/AcrR family transcriptional regulator, with protein sequence MPPFFSAIRAIFQFAQTSLFPMIRNDIPESAVGADCAAPIFSYNGAMSAEPVRQTQRFARRRGEILDVASELINVHGTRGMTLTAVAKALELDTSSVTYYFKRKDLLAAACLERTLLWLRDAAATAAHEPDPRARVHAFLRAQFDLHHRQRDPNVARLALLSDMRALDDDTRAPLDDLYAEMFRIVRGFFAFGEEPGARSRSLISATVLLQNVHWTSAWLPHYLDRDLDRAGERLFDILDRGLSTGRAWPIRIEPLEEQSGDAHTRFLHAATNLINRESYIGASVEKIAAELGLSTGSFYHHLDNKDDLVVACFDRTHALLETAQSRADASGRDEGERLAIMVSSLVALQFAGESPLLRTNTYQALPLELRGRMLQRTDQATRHVAGTIADGIADGSIRTIDPEIAGHSVMAAIDSAGMLRRWAERRALDEAAGMIIDVVRSGIF encoded by the coding sequence TTGCCGCCGTTTTTCTCGGCAATTCGCGCTATTTTTCAGTTCGCACAAACTTCCCTTTTCCCCATGATACGTAACGATATACCTGAAAGCGCCGTGGGAGCCGATTGTGCCGCCCCCATCTTCAGCTATAATGGCGCCATGTCCGCCGAGCCCGTGCGCCAGACCCAACGCTTCGCGCGCCGCCGGGGCGAGATTCTCGATGTCGCCTCCGAACTGATCAACGTCCACGGCACGCGTGGTATGACCTTGACCGCCGTCGCCAAGGCGCTCGAACTCGATACGTCGAGCGTGACCTATTATTTCAAGCGCAAGGATCTGCTCGCGGCGGCCTGTCTCGAACGCACGTTGCTATGGTTGCGCGATGCCGCCGCCACGGCCGCTCACGAACCCGATCCCCGCGCGCGCGTCCACGCCTTCCTTCGCGCGCAGTTCGATCTTCATCATCGACAGCGCGATCCGAACGTGGCCCGCCTCGCCCTCCTGTCCGACATGCGCGCGCTCGACGACGATACCCGTGCGCCGCTCGATGACCTCTATGCCGAGATGTTCCGGATCGTGCGCGGCTTCTTCGCGTTCGGCGAAGAGCCTGGCGCGCGGTCCCGATCGCTGATCTCCGCCACCGTGCTGCTCCAGAACGTTCATTGGACGTCGGCGTGGTTGCCGCACTATCTCGACCGCGACCTAGACCGCGCCGGAGAGCGGCTGTTCGACATCCTCGATCGGGGACTCAGCACAGGTCGGGCCTGGCCGATCCGTATCGAACCGCTGGAGGAGCAGAGCGGGGACGCGCATACGCGCTTCCTCCACGCCGCAACCAACCTCATCAACCGCGAAAGCTATATCGGCGCCAGCGTCGAGAAGATCGCGGCCGAGCTCGGCTTGTCGACCGGCAGCTTTTACCACCACCTCGACAACAAGGACGATCTGGTCGTCGCCTGTTTCGATCGCACCCACGCCCTGCTCGAAACCGCACAATCGCGTGCCGACGCCAGCGGCCGCGACGAAGGCGAACGACTAGCGATCATGGTGTCGAGCCTCGTCGCGCTGCAATTCGCCGGGGAAAGTCCGTTGCTGCGCACCAATACCTATCAGGCGCTGCCGTTGGAGTTACGCGGGCGCATGCTCCAGCGCACCGATCAAGCGACGCGCCACGTCGCCGGAACGATCGCCGACGGCATCGCCGACGGCTCGATCCGCACGATCGATCCAGAGATTGCCGGCCACTCGGTAATGGCGGCGATCGATTCCGCCGGCATGCTCCGCCGTTGGGCCGAACGGCGCGCGCTGGACGAAGCAGCCGGCATGATCATTGATGTGGTGCGCTCGGGTATTTTCTAG
- a CDS encoding TonB-dependent receptor, whose amino-acid sequence MKAYLFAGAAIAAMLPAIAAAQSTDSKSATSTSPEASPSTDRDDDIIVTAQRRDESLQKVPVAVTVFSSENRDKIGIRTIQDMSNATPGLTFNSTLDRLSLRGVGRLTNTIGSDPGVAVYNDGLYTSSNAEASKSPMFVDSIQILRGPQGTLFGRNSVGGAINVISKRPKDHFEGEFRLTGDQYGGLIAEGYLSGPITGGLKGRVSVQMGPRPLDTAFTNIGPAQGKGAQRRFLVETQLQYDFGDKAQLWLKYSHAEWDHENYGSANLVTPYATASLFPSGAVVPNPGYGYTVANPGVTNPRTINTNTTDNDTLSRNHNFVVNFRADLGSDIQLKYVGGYSQYLYTLYTDFDQTAATKRSIAAGDPNASAYGTYTYNPTYIQRYVEDKKYYSNEVTLSNSRAGDRFNWVIGAYQFHEHYYQPVSWYQGGDGTDNMAAGLANPICVDQNFGLAASCPANPLRAYYSGSGDLKTDSYAGFGQVDYKLTEQLKVTAGLRYSSDKKSGFETYRLVNWNPVGSAYCVYPPFGVIGFGGCGPITAGQDITRYVLQIAGSGPATRSLADTFSGWSWRLGADYTISPNAMVYVSYNRGMKAGGFNLGSYAASPEVKNEQVDAYEIGLKSRPTKDLTLNLTGFYYDYRNAQIPIFVALGNGALGLTTQNFFNINKTRALGAEVEARWNVTPRFELSGTYAYLDSTIRQAPQLFDDPNQPGNNPVSIVGNRTPATSRHKLSATALYDVPLGPDAGSLYLAASYYYRSDAYYDVFQSETGRTPGWDQVDARITWVDPSQKLTLILYTRNLFNTLGYDGATGANGTNAAGFGKTYSYTLPRQIGAEMHIKF is encoded by the coding sequence ATGAAGGCCTATCTGTTTGCCGGCGCGGCGATCGCCGCGATGCTGCCCGCAATCGCCGCGGCGCAATCGACCGATTCGAAATCGGCGACATCGACGTCGCCTGAGGCCTCTCCGTCGACCGACCGCGACGACGACATCATCGTCACCGCGCAGCGTCGCGACGAGAGCTTGCAGAAGGTGCCTGTCGCCGTCACCGTCTTCAGCTCCGAGAATCGCGACAAGATCGGTATCCGCACGATCCAGGACATGTCGAACGCGACGCCGGGCCTCACCTTCAATTCCACGCTCGACCGCTTGTCGCTGCGCGGCGTCGGTCGACTGACCAACACGATCGGGTCGGATCCGGGCGTCGCCGTCTACAATGACGGGCTCTACACGTCGTCGAACGCCGAGGCGTCGAAATCGCCGATGTTTGTCGATTCGATCCAGATCCTGCGCGGACCGCAAGGGACGCTGTTCGGGCGCAATTCGGTCGGCGGCGCGATCAACGTCATCTCGAAGCGGCCCAAGGACCATTTCGAAGGCGAATTCCGCCTGACCGGCGACCAATATGGCGGCTTGATCGCCGAGGGTTACCTGTCGGGACCGATCACTGGCGGGCTGAAAGGTCGCGTGTCGGTCCAGATGGGACCCCGGCCGCTCGATACCGCGTTCACCAATATCGGTCCCGCCCAGGGCAAAGGCGCGCAGCGTCGCTTCCTCGTCGAGACGCAGCTGCAATATGATTTCGGCGACAAGGCGCAGCTATGGTTAAAATATTCGCATGCCGAATGGGATCATGAGAATTACGGCAGCGCCAACCTCGTCACGCCCTATGCGACCGCGAGCCTGTTTCCGTCGGGGGCGGTCGTTCCCAATCCTGGGTATGGCTACACCGTCGCCAATCCGGGGGTAACGAACCCGCGCACCATCAATACCAACACGACCGACAACGACACCCTGTCGCGCAACCACAATTTCGTGGTCAATTTCCGCGCTGACCTGGGGAGCGACATTCAGCTCAAATATGTCGGCGGTTATTCGCAGTATCTGTACACGCTCTACACCGATTTCGATCAGACGGCGGCGACCAAGCGCTCGATCGCCGCCGGCGATCCCAACGCATCAGCATACGGCACGTACACGTACAATCCGACCTATATTCAGCGTTACGTCGAGGACAAGAAATACTATTCGAACGAGGTTACGCTCTCCAACTCACGAGCGGGCGATCGCTTCAATTGGGTAATCGGCGCCTATCAGTTCCATGAACATTACTACCAGCCGGTTAGCTGGTATCAGGGCGGCGACGGCACCGACAACATGGCGGCCGGGCTGGCCAATCCGATCTGCGTGGATCAGAACTTCGGGCTCGCCGCGAGCTGCCCGGCCAACCCGCTGCGCGCTTACTACAGCGGCAGCGGCGACCTGAAGACCGACAGCTATGCCGGATTTGGCCAAGTTGATTACAAGCTGACCGAGCAACTGAAGGTCACCGCCGGCCTGCGCTATTCGTCGGACAAGAAGAGCGGCTTCGAAACCTACCGGCTCGTCAACTGGAACCCGGTCGGATCGGCTTATTGCGTCTACCCGCCCTTCGGCGTGATCGGTTTCGGAGGGTGCGGGCCGATCACGGCGGGCCAGGACATCACCCGCTACGTCCTGCAGATCGCGGGAAGCGGGCCGGCGACGCGGTCGCTGGCCGATACCTTCAGCGGGTGGTCGTGGCGGCTCGGCGCGGACTATACGATCAGCCCCAATGCGATGGTCTATGTCAGCTACAACCGCGGAATGAAGGCCGGCGGATTCAATCTCGGATCCTATGCCGCCAGCCCCGAGGTGAAGAACGAACAGGTCGACGCCTACGAGATCGGCCTGAAGAGCCGGCCGACAAAGGACCTGACGCTCAACCTCACCGGGTTCTACTACGACTACCGCAATGCCCAAATCCCGATCTTCGTCGCGCTCGGCAACGGCGCGCTCGGGCTCACCACGCAGAACTTTTTCAACATCAACAAAACGCGCGCGCTGGGCGCCGAGGTCGAGGCGCGCTGGAACGTCACGCCCCGGTTCGAGCTGAGCGGGACGTACGCTTATCTCGATTCGACGATCCGCCAGGCGCCGCAGCTGTTCGACGATCCCAACCAGCCCGGCAACAATCCGGTCAGCATCGTCGGCAATCGGACGCCGGCGACATCGCGGCACAAGTTGTCGGCTACCGCCTTGTACGACGTCCCGCTCGGCCCTGACGCCGGCAGCCTGTACCTCGCGGCAAGCTATTATTATCGGTCGGATGCCTATTACGACGTGTTCCAGTCGGAAACTGGCCGCACGCCGGGTTGGGATCAGGTCGATGCGCGGATCACCTGGGTCGACCCGTCGCAGAAGCTGACCCTGATCCTCTACACCCGGAACCTGTTCAATACGCTCGGCTATGACGGCGCGACCGGCGCCAACGGCACGAACGCGGCCGGGTTCGGCAAGACCTATTCGTACACGCTGCCGCGCCAGATCGGCGCCGAGATGCACATCAAGTTCTGA
- a CDS encoding MFS transporter — MQLTSPAQRKVGLRTKLAYGFGSIAYGIKDNGFQTLLLLYYNQIVGLRADLVGLAILIALVLDAFVDPIVGHFSDHTRAGWGRRHPFMYAAAVPVGLLYLLLWNPPTGNQTVTLIYLVGVAIAVRTAISCYEVPSSALAPELTADYAERTSVLGYRYLFGWAGGMVMTLLTFIVLLAPTPQYPNGQLNPAGYHTYAWIAAIAMTAAILISSLGTHDQIRHLPRANPERTSLGETFRGIGRTLGNRAFLMLFVSGIFGFTAQGLTFALSVYVNTYFWVFPAKIVGLFIVAVMAGVVIAFGIASFGTRKWGKRPTGVTVMVLYPIFGVLPFVMRFAGLYPVNGDPLLFPLLMLNVAIATSFGVAGSILGASMMSDVVEDAQQQTGRRSEGLYFAGMFFMQKCVSGLGLYLTGVILALVHFPTGATPGTVKPEVLRNLVTTYGGALVALGLLAAYFVHRFPLGGRAEHERRLAELARAESHAAPLPGSESEFPGEELTDRGGRLNPAE; from the coding sequence ATGCAACTCACGTCCCCGGCACAGCGCAAGGTCGGCTTGCGCACCAAGCTCGCCTACGGGTTCGGCTCGATCGCGTATGGGATCAAGGATAACGGCTTCCAGACGCTCCTCTTGCTCTACTACAACCAGATCGTGGGGTTGCGCGCCGACCTGGTCGGGCTCGCCATCCTGATCGCGCTGGTGCTCGACGCGTTCGTCGACCCGATCGTCGGGCACTTCTCCGACCATACCCGCGCCGGGTGGGGGCGACGGCATCCGTTCATGTATGCCGCCGCGGTTCCGGTCGGGCTGTTGTATCTGTTGCTGTGGAACCCGCCAACGGGCAACCAGACGGTGACGCTGATCTATCTGGTCGGCGTGGCCATCGCGGTGCGGACCGCGATCAGTTGCTACGAGGTGCCGTCGAGCGCACTCGCGCCCGAACTGACCGCCGATTATGCCGAGCGCACTTCGGTGCTCGGCTATCGCTATCTGTTCGGCTGGGCGGGCGGCATGGTCATGACGCTGCTGACCTTCATCGTCCTGCTCGCGCCGACGCCGCAATATCCCAACGGCCAGCTCAACCCGGCGGGCTATCACACATATGCCTGGATCGCGGCGATCGCGATGACCGCGGCGATCCTGATCTCGTCGCTCGGGACGCACGACCAGATCCGCCACCTCCCGCGCGCCAATCCCGAGCGGACGTCGCTGGGCGAGACGTTCCGCGGGATCGGCCGTACGCTCGGCAACCGCGCGTTCCTGATGCTGTTCGTGTCGGGCATCTTTGGGTTCACGGCACAGGGGTTGACCTTCGCGCTGTCGGTGTACGTCAACACCTACTTCTGGGTGTTTCCGGCCAAGATCGTCGGGTTGTTCATCGTCGCGGTGATGGCAGGCGTGGTGATCGCGTTCGGCATCGCGTCGTTCGGTACGCGCAAATGGGGCAAGCGGCCGACGGGCGTCACGGTGATGGTGCTCTATCCGATCTTCGGCGTGTTGCCGTTCGTGATGCGCTTCGCCGGCCTTTATCCGGTCAATGGCGACCCGCTGCTGTTCCCTCTCCTGATGCTCAACGTCGCGATCGCGACCTCGTTCGGGGTAGCGGGGTCGATCCTCGGCGCGTCGATGATGTCCGACGTGGTGGAAGACGCGCAGCAGCAGACCGGACGGCGGTCGGAAGGGCTCTACTTCGCGGGCATGTTCTTCATGCAGAAATGCGTGTCGGGTCTGGGATTGTATCTGACCGGGGTGATCCTCGCGCTGGTCCATTTCCCGACCGGTGCGACGCCGGGGACGGTCAAGCCCGAGGTCCTGCGCAACCTCGTCACCACCTATGGCGGCGCACTCGTCGCGCTCGGCCTGCTGGCGGCGTATTTCGTGCATCGCTTCCCGCTCGGCGGGCGGGCCGAGCATGAACGGCGCCTCGCCGAACTGGCGCGGGCGGAATCGCACGCCGCGCCCTTGCCCGGCAGCGAGAGCGAATTTCCCGGCGAGGAACTGACCGATCGCGGTGGCCGACTGAACCCCGCCGAATGA
- a CDS encoding NAD(P)/FAD-dependent oxidoreductase: MTSTATEAQEFPAQAEIGFDPKALKAKYRAERDKRLRADANEQYVEMAGKFAHYLDDPYIDAPIDRAPLTDEKEVVVIGGGFGGLLAGARLRDAGIADIRLIEKGGEFGGTWYWNRYPGAACDIESYVYLPLLEETGFMPERKYSRGPEIRDYSKRIAVHYDLYRDVLFQTEVTDLTWNDDDRRWIVSTNRGDAIRARFVVMANGPLHKPKLPGIPGIESFAGHTFHTSRWDYAYTGGDQNGGLTRLADKVVGTGATAVQAVPHLGAGAKKLYVFQRTPSSIDVRGDRPTDAAWVSTLQPGWHRHRMENFNTLVSGGWAEEDLVADGWTDIIRNLGVIARMRANRQAKGTNVDPGELVQLADFQKMESIRHRVDTIVADQSTADALKPYYNQFCKRPCFHDDYLATFNRPNVHLVDTDGQGVERITAKGVVAGGKEYPLDCLIFATGFEVGTSYARRAGYQIRGRGGITLEEKWGKAGCRTLHGLMSHDFPNCFIFSTIQSGFTVNYPHALAEQATQAAYIIRQTLDRQKTLVEPTVEAEEAWTKEILEAVLDRRKFQEECTPGYYNGEGGKPSPLLASYASYGRGSVAFFRLLGDWRAANDMTGIDLH, from the coding sequence ATGACGAGTACCGCGACCGAGGCTCAGGAGTTCCCGGCACAGGCCGAGATCGGCTTCGACCCCAAGGCGCTGAAGGCAAAATATCGCGCCGAACGCGACAAGCGGCTGCGCGCCGACGCCAACGAGCAATATGTCGAGATGGCGGGCAAGTTCGCCCACTATCTCGACGACCCGTATATCGACGCGCCGATCGACCGCGCGCCGCTGACCGACGAGAAGGAGGTCGTGGTGATCGGCGGCGGTTTCGGCGGACTGCTGGCGGGCGCGCGGCTGCGCGACGCCGGGATCGCCGACATTCGCCTGATCGAGAAGGGCGGTGAGTTCGGCGGCACCTGGTACTGGAACCGTTATCCGGGCGCGGCGTGCGATATCGAGAGCTACGTCTACCTGCCGCTGCTCGAGGAAACCGGGTTCATGCCCGAGCGCAAATATTCGCGGGGGCCCGAAATCCGCGACTATTCGAAGCGCATCGCCGTGCATTACGATCTCTATCGCGACGTGCTGTTCCAGACCGAGGTGACGGACCTGACCTGGAACGACGACGACCGTCGCTGGATCGTTTCGACCAACCGCGGCGACGCCATTCGCGCGCGCTTCGTGGTCATGGCGAACGGCCCGCTGCACAAGCCGAAACTGCCGGGTATCCCGGGCATCGAGAGTTTCGCGGGCCATACCTTCCACACCAGCCGCTGGGACTATGCCTATACCGGAGGCGATCAGAATGGCGGCTTGACGCGGCTGGCCGACAAGGTGGTCGGCACCGGCGCGACGGCGGTGCAGGCGGTGCCGCATCTGGGGGCTGGGGCGAAAAAACTCTATGTCTTCCAGCGCACGCCCTCGTCGATCGACGTCCGCGGAGACCGTCCGACCGATGCGGCGTGGGTGAGCACGCTTCAGCCGGGCTGGCACCGGCATCGCATGGAGAATTTCAACACGCTCGTCTCCGGCGGCTGGGCGGAGGAGGATCTCGTCGCCGACGGCTGGACCGACATCATCCGCAATCTGGGCGTGATCGCGCGGATGCGGGCCAACAGGCAGGCCAAAGGAACGAACGTTGATCCGGGCGAACTCGTCCAACTCGCCGACTTCCAGAAGATGGAATCGATCCGCCACCGCGTCGACACGATCGTCGCCGACCAGTCGACCGCCGATGCGCTGAAGCCCTATTACAACCAGTTCTGTAAACGGCCCTGCTTCCACGATGATTATCTGGCGACGTTCAACCGCCCCAACGTCCATCTCGTCGACACTGACGGACAGGGCGTCGAGCGGATCACGGCAAAGGGTGTGGTCGCGGGCGGCAAGGAGTATCCGCTCGACTGCCTGATCTTCGCGACCGGGTTCGAGGTCGGCACGAGCTATGCGCGCCGCGCCGGCTACCAGATCCGCGGTCGCGGCGGTATCACGCTCGAGGAGAAATGGGGCAAAGCGGGATGCCGCACGCTGCACGGGCTGATGAGCCACGATTTCCCCAACTGCTTCATCTTCTCGACGATCCAGTCGGGGTTCACCGTCAACTATCCGCATGCCTTGGCCGAGCAAGCGACCCAGGCCGCGTACATCATCCGCCAGACGCTCGATCGACAGAAAACGCTGGTCGAACCGACTGTCGAAGCGGAAGAGGCGTGGACCAAGGAAATTTTGGAAGCGGTGCTCGATCGGCGCAAGTTTCAGGAGGAATGCACGCCCGGTTATTACAACGGTGAAGGCGGTAAACCCAGCCCGCTGCTCGCGAGTTATGCCTCTTACGGTAGGGGATCGGTCGCTTTCTTCCGTTTGCTCGGCGATTGGCGTGCGGCGAACGACATGACGGGCATCGATCTTCACTAG